A single Sutterella megalosphaeroides DNA region contains:
- a CDS encoding DEAD/DEAH box helicase family protein, with product MLMRALAASFVDGDVDSDPGLRAEFLSNDPKAGTKVVSVLEEELARCDRFAMSVAFVTMGGLTPLLETLRELRDRNVPGRILTTDYLLFSEPRAIEHVLNEFPNIEIRLYRTFGSSAGFHTKGYMFESGTGCRLIVGSSNLTQTALTTNREWNARLVSRTKGAFAAKMLAEFEALWHHPASRPARSELPSYREAWEKAREVRRRLTEVAEEAEVTEIPEGASDADARPVESSHESFFGTSVPASAQESPSASTETESERAPGAVSEPSDELPADRLAPVPATTPGSNPSVPEHGSESDVATLVAAVNRPRTRFPALRPNRMQRDFVASVLKLVRDGERRALLISATGTGKTYASAFAVRALLGKFEADAPHSPHCRAPRVLFLVHREQIARQARESYRRVLGSGVSSGLYTGAVSRAEREEAIDARIVFATVQTMEKACRTEEDEGTLFDDVRDVRDFAPESFDLIVIDEVHRAAAASYLRIMRYFEPRFWLGMTASPDRPDGEDIYALFDHNIAYELRLQGALEEEFLCPFHYFGIREFLTDAGEAGELADFARLACDERVDYILREASFHGWSGSRVKGLVFCRTNEEARALSDAFNRRGLRTLALSGADSQSAREAAIERLTADEPLVTGTVTEAVWERSEREPLDYIFTVDIFNEGVDIPDVNQVLLLRPTQSPIIFIQQLGRGLRKAPGKEYVVVVDFIGNYENNYLIPIALSGDRSYSKEVMRRYVATGSRLIPGASSIHFDPVSRERIYAAIDNAKTQTMKLLKESYLEIRRKLGRIPKLVDYEAHGSIDPTKFFEARGSYHGFLKRVESDYGRVFTPAAESMLAYLSGRIGRGERAGEALLLQLLLADYRARKAGKPSGSKGPFHGGARVA from the coding sequence ATGCTCATGAGGGCGCTCGCCGCGTCGTTCGTCGACGGCGACGTCGATTCGGATCCGGGGTTGCGGGCGGAATTTCTCTCGAACGACCCCAAGGCGGGCACAAAAGTCGTTTCGGTCCTCGAAGAGGAGCTCGCTCGCTGCGACCGCTTCGCGATGAGCGTTGCTTTCGTGACGATGGGCGGTCTTACGCCGCTTCTCGAAACTCTGAGGGAGCTGCGGGATCGGAACGTTCCCGGGCGCATTCTCACGACCGACTACCTCCTTTTTTCGGAGCCCCGTGCGATCGAGCACGTCCTCAACGAATTCCCCAACATCGAAATCCGCCTCTACCGCACGTTCGGCTCGAGCGCGGGATTTCATACCAAGGGCTACATGTTCGAGTCGGGAACGGGGTGCCGTTTGATCGTCGGAAGTTCGAACCTCACGCAAACGGCCCTCACCACGAATCGCGAATGGAACGCGCGCCTTGTTTCCCGCACGAAGGGGGCGTTCGCGGCGAAAATGCTCGCCGAATTCGAGGCGCTCTGGCACCACCCGGCAAGCCGCCCCGCGAGGAGCGAACTCCCCTCCTACCGCGAAGCCTGGGAAAAGGCCCGCGAGGTGCGGCGTCGCCTCACCGAGGTGGCGGAAGAGGCCGAGGTGACGGAGATTCCGGAAGGAGCCTCGGATGCGGACGCGAGACCGGTCGAGTCCTCGCATGAGTCTTTCTTCGGGACCTCCGTGCCCGCATCGGCTCAGGAAAGCCCGTCGGCGAGCACGGAGACCGAATCGGAGCGCGCACCGGGAGCCGTTTCGGAGCCTTCCGACGAACTTCCCGCCGATCGTCTCGCCCCCGTTCCCGCGACGACTCCCGGGTCGAATCCTTCCGTTCCCGAGCACGGTAGCGAATCCGACGTTGCGACGCTCGTCGCTGCAGTCAACCGGCCGCGCACCCGCTTCCCCGCGTTGCGCCCCAACCGCATGCAGCGCGATTTCGTTGCGTCCGTTCTGAAGCTCGTGCGCGACGGGGAACGTCGCGCGCTTCTCATTTCCGCCACGGGTACGGGGAAGACGTATGCGTCCGCCTTTGCCGTTCGGGCGCTTCTCGGGAAGTTCGAAGCGGACGCGCCGCACAGTCCGCACTGTCGCGCCCCTCGGGTTCTTTTTCTCGTGCACCGCGAACAAATCGCCCGCCAGGCGCGCGAAAGCTACCGCCGGGTGCTCGGAAGCGGCGTCTCGTCGGGGCTCTACACGGGGGCCGTCTCGCGCGCGGAGCGCGAGGAGGCGATCGACGCGCGCATCGTCTTTGCGACCGTGCAGACGATGGAAAAGGCGTGCCGCACCGAAGAGGACGAAGGAACGCTCTTTGACGACGTGCGTGATGTGCGGGACTTTGCGCCCGAGAGTTTCGACCTCATCGTGATCGACGAAGTGCACCGAGCGGCAGCGGCAAGCTACCTTCGGATCATGCGCTACTTCGAGCCGCGCTTCTGGCTCGGGATGACGGCGAGCCCCGACCGTCCCGACGGCGAAGACATCTATGCGTTGTTCGATCACAACATCGCTTACGAGCTGCGCCTACAGGGGGCGCTTGAAGAAGAGTTCCTCTGTCCTTTTCACTACTTCGGCATTCGGGAATTTTTGACGGATGCGGGGGAAGCGGGCGAGCTCGCGGACTTCGCGCGCCTTGCCTGCGACGAGCGCGTCGACTACATCCTTCGGGAAGCGTCCTTTCACGGCTGGAGCGGCTCGCGCGTCAAAGGGCTCGTCTTTTGCCGCACGAACGAGGAGGCGAGGGCACTTTCCGACGCTTTCAACCGTCGGGGCCTCCGCACCCTCGCCCTTTCGGGGGCCGACTCGCAAAGCGCCCGAGAGGCCGCGATCGAACGGCTGACCGCGGATGAACCCCTCGTGACGGGAACGGTCACGGAAGCCGTGTGGGAACGGTCCGAACGTGAGCCGCTCGACTACATCTTCACGGTCGACATCTTCAACGAAGGGGTCGACATCCCCGACGTGAACCAAGTGCTCCTTTTGCGCCCGACGCAAAGTCCCATCATCTTCATCCAACAGTTGGGGCGCGGCTTACGAAAGGCGCCCGGGAAAGAGTATGTCGTCGTGGTCGACTTCATCGGAAACTACGAAAACAACTACCTCATCCCGATCGCGCTCTCGGGCGACCGCTCGTACTCGAAAGAGGTCATGCGCCGCTACGTCGCGACGGGCTCGCGCCTCATTCCCGGCGCATCGAGCATTCACTTCGATCCCGTTTCCCGGGAACGGATCTACGCGGCGATCGACAACGCGAAGACGCAGACGATGAAGCTTCTGAAAGAAAGCTACCTCGAAATCCGCCGCAAGCTCGGTCGGATCCCGAAGCTCGTCGACTACGAGGCGCACGGCTCGATCGACCCGACGAAGTTTTTCGAAGCCCGCGGCTCCTACCACGGGTTCCTGAAGCGGGTCGAATCCGACTACGGGCGGGTCTTTACGCCTGCGGCCGAATCAATGCTCGCCTATTTGTCGGGACGGATCGGTCGCGGGGAGCGCGCGGGCGAAGCGCTCCTTTTGCAGCTGCTTCTCGCCGACTACCGGGCTCGAAAAGCGGGGAAGCCGTCGGGCTCGAAAGGCCCGTTTCACGGCGGCGCTCGAGTCGCTTGA
- a CDS encoding sensor histidine kinase, translating into MTVSKDRKADRKRSRAGLRPHILSRALFTGFVVGLATLSAAFPASSARASAPEIDPWVHVRADQRDTACTVRVGVSSFAELNPNHPIINATLEHLARTLPRETVCVNYYPTTERLAADLRRKEVDFFIASSGFYRRTLLLGAKDLSVVAGPHAPDPNRAEGSVFLTRIDRTDIRDLEDLRGKTLVANLDWGFSGFQTALREIVPLQPQGARAKDFFRSIAFVGHDQKAVPEALLEGRADAGALKTCLLEEYEARRPEWKGKFRVINEIPDTDFACRTSTRLYPNWVFAATPRAPTALARRTALALLEMPRTEEGLYWGIGTDFSEVDGLMRDLRLGPYEILDEWSLRALWERYKVLVSVLLTLVAGGLLHAWRAERLVRRRTAQLTAAHAREKAAAREARLQEERLALLQKRAAVGQMSNMVAHELRQPLAAILAYGHGLERLAEAGRVNADVLGSTLVKITREAERANGIVERVRQYARTKSVRRTSTDARALFDEAVRAFRLTERARRVAFEAADETLDATEDGLRAVGPLPLWVDELETGLALQNLLRNAADAANSQGADERGERGNPRVRFSLSSSGGYVVYRIEDNGPRLSDEAFARLSMPLTSEKPEGLGLGLGIARSIAQAHGGQVAFERLETSGLAALFALPIQTPSAGYPHEPSGKPSSDEK; encoded by the coding sequence ATGACGGTGTCGAAGGATCGCAAAGCGGATCGAAAGCGCTCGCGTGCGGGTTTGCGCCCGCACATTCTCTCCCGCGCGCTCTTCACGGGGTTTGTCGTCGGCCTTGCGACTCTGTCGGCTGCATTTCCCGCATCGTCGGCTCGGGCGAGCGCGCCCGAGATCGATCCCTGGGTGCACGTGCGGGCGGACCAACGCGACACGGCCTGCACGGTTCGGGTGGGCGTGAGTTCCTTTGCGGAATTGAATCCGAACCATCCGATCATCAACGCGACGCTCGAGCATCTCGCGAGAACGCTCCCGCGGGAAACGGTGTGCGTTAACTACTATCCCACAACCGAGCGGCTGGCGGCGGATTTGCGCAGGAAAGAGGTCGACTTTTTCATCGCTTCAAGCGGCTTTTACCGTCGAACGCTTCTTCTCGGTGCGAAGGACCTGAGCGTTGTCGCGGGGCCGCACGCACCCGATCCGAATCGGGCGGAGGGGTCGGTCTTTCTCACCCGAATCGATCGCACGGACATTCGAGACCTCGAAGACCTGCGCGGCAAAACGCTCGTTGCAAACCTCGACTGGGGGTTTTCGGGCTTTCAGACGGCGTTGCGCGAAATCGTTCCCCTGCAACCGCAGGGGGCGCGCGCCAAGGACTTTTTCCGCTCGATCGCCTTCGTCGGGCACGACCAGAAGGCCGTGCCCGAAGCGCTCCTCGAAGGCAGAGCCGACGCGGGCGCCCTCAAAACGTGCCTTCTCGAAGAGTACGAAGCGCGTCGCCCCGAGTGGAAGGGAAAGTTTCGGGTCATCAACGAGATCCCCGATACGGACTTCGCCTGCCGCACGTCGACGCGGCTTTATCCCAACTGGGTTTTCGCCGCCACGCCGCGCGCCCCGACGGCGCTCGCGCGCCGTACGGCACTCGCACTTCTCGAAATGCCCCGCACCGAGGAAGGCCTCTACTGGGGGATCGGGACGGACTTTTCCGAAGTGGACGGTCTGATGCGGGACCTTCGACTCGGACCCTACGAGATTCTCGACGAATGGTCGCTGCGCGCGCTCTGGGAACGCTACAAGGTGCTCGTGAGCGTACTCTTGACGCTCGTTGCCGGGGGGCTTCTTCACGCGTGGCGTGCCGAGCGGCTCGTGCGGCGTCGCACGGCGCAGTTGACGGCGGCCCACGCCCGCGAAAAAGCGGCCGCCCGCGAGGCGCGCCTTCAGGAAGAGCGTCTGGCACTTTTGCAAAAGCGTGCGGCCGTCGGGCAGATGTCGAACATGGTCGCGCACGAACTGCGTCAGCCCTTGGCCGCCATTCTTGCCTACGGGCACGGGCTTGAACGTCTGGCGGAAGCCGGGCGCGTGAATGCCGACGTTCTCGGCTCGACCCTCGTCAAAATCACTCGCGAAGCCGAGCGTGCGAACGGGATCGTCGAGCGGGTGCGGCAGTACGCGCGCACAAAGAGCGTGCGCCGCACCTCGACCGACGCACGAGCGCTTTTCGACGAAGCGGTGCGGGCCTTCCGGTTGACGGAAAGAGCGCGCCGGGTCGCGTTCGAAGCTGCGGACGAAACGCTCGATGCGACCGAGGACGGACTGCGCGCCGTCGGGCCCTTGCCTCTTTGGGTCGACGAACTCGAGACGGGTCTTGCGCTTCAAAATCTCTTGAGAAACGCAGCCGATGCGGCCAATTCTCAAGGAGCGGACGAACGTGGCGAGCGTGGCAATCCTCGAGTCCGCTTTTCGCTTTCCTCTTCCGGCGGCTACGTTGTCTATCGGATCGAAGACAACGGCCCGCGCCTGAGCGACGAAGCGTTTGCGAGGCTTTCGATGCCGCTCACGTCCGAAAAGCCCGAGGGGCTCGGTCTCGGCCTCGGGATCGCGCGCTCGATTGCGCAAGCTCACGGCGGGCAGGTTGCGTTCGAACGCCTGGAGACCTCCGGTCTTGCGGCCCTCTTCGCGCTGCCGATCCAAACGCCCTCGGCAGGATACCCGCACGAACCTTCCGGCAAGCCTTCGAGCGACGAAAAGTAA
- the iscB gene encoding RNA-guided endonuclease IscB, with product MSVSVFVQDRKHRPLMPCRPARARRLLKSGRARVVRLFPFTIRLTDRLIEDSELQPVLVKIDPGSRRSGFAVVRVDEKGDHHALFFIELVHRGESIRDALTGRSAHRRWRRGNLRHRAPRFLNRTKPQGWLPPSLRHRVDTATAWVAKLVKLAPVTGIVEELVKFDTQKLQNPEISGIEYQQGTLFEYEVREYLLEKFGRKCVYCGAENVPLNIDHVVPKARGGSNRISNLVLSCVDCNQKKDAQPVDVFLKGRPDVLDRIKRQIKKPLRDATAVNATRWSLFNALQTFGLPVETGSGALTKFNRHTFRVPKEHWLDALCAGRVNGVHYPKGMGILQVRCTGRGSYQRTRVDKYGFPRGYLTRQKRIHGFATGDMVKAVVPSGRKAGTYRGRVAVRARGCFVIQTPEGKVDGIGWRHCRLLSFNDGYGYAWLRPASHSSPV from the coding sequence ATGTCAGTTTCTGTGTTTGTTCAGGACAGGAAGCACCGGCCTCTGATGCCGTGCCGACCCGCTCGGGCGCGAAGGCTCCTGAAATCGGGCCGAGCTCGCGTCGTGAGGCTCTTCCCGTTCACGATCCGTTTGACGGATCGGTTGATCGAGGACTCCGAGCTTCAGCCCGTCCTCGTGAAGATCGATCCGGGTTCCCGTCGCTCGGGCTTCGCCGTTGTTCGTGTGGACGAGAAGGGAGATCATCATGCCCTCTTCTTCATCGAACTCGTTCATCGCGGCGAATCCATCCGTGATGCGTTGACCGGTCGAAGTGCCCATCGCCGTTGGCGACGCGGGAATCTCCGCCATCGTGCCCCGAGGTTTCTCAACCGCACGAAGCCGCAGGGATGGCTTCCTCCGTCGCTTCGACACCGCGTGGATACCGCAACCGCATGGGTGGCGAAGCTCGTCAAACTTGCGCCCGTTACGGGGATCGTGGAGGAGCTCGTCAAGTTCGACACGCAGAAGCTGCAGAACCCGGAAATCTCGGGCATCGAGTATCAGCAGGGAACGCTCTTCGAGTACGAGGTGCGCGAGTATCTTCTTGAGAAGTTCGGCAGGAAGTGCGTTTACTGTGGAGCGGAGAACGTTCCGCTCAACATCGATCACGTGGTCCCGAAGGCTCGTGGCGGTTCAAACCGCATCTCGAACCTCGTGCTTTCCTGTGTGGACTGCAACCAAAAGAAGGATGCGCAACCTGTTGACGTTTTCCTGAAAGGTCGCCCCGACGTGCTTGATCGCATCAAGCGTCAAATCAAGAAGCCCCTTCGAGATGCGACGGCGGTCAACGCAACACGTTGGTCGCTCTTCAACGCGTTGCAGACCTTCGGCCTTCCTGTTGAAACGGGTTCGGGCGCACTGACGAAGTTCAACCGCCATACGTTCAGGGTTCCGAAGGAACACTGGCTTGATGCGCTCTGCGCGGGTCGGGTGAACGGGGTGCACTACCCCAAGGGGATGGGCATCCTTCAAGTCCGTTGTACGGGACGGGGGAGTTATCAGCGCACGCGAGTCGACAAGTACGGCTTCCCGCGCGGCTACTTGACGCGCCAAAAACGCATTCACGGGTTCGCCACGGGCGACATGGTGAAGGCCGTCGTTCCCTCGGGGAGGAAGGCCGGAACCTACCGGGGCCGTGTGGCTGTCCGTGCGCGAGGTTGCTTTGTCATTCAGACGCCTGAAGGCAAGGTGGACGGCATCGGTTGGCGTCATTGCCGACTGCTTTCTTTTAACGACGGATACGGGTATGCGTGGCTTCGCCCCGCATCTCATTCCTCCCCCGTCTGA
- a CDS encoding response regulator transcription factor: protein MTESRLPDADALVRIVDDDTVLTDALAFMLQCEGWKVQTYPNAAAFLAGDAPSVPGVLILDHQMPGMSGAELQFELERRGSQLPIVFLTAHGDVDLAVQTLRRGAYHFLQKPVDPEALLTTIAEAAEADRRRRGAIPDAREAKEKLAALTARERQVIELLGKGLLNKQIAERLALSVRTVEVYRASAYRKLGVRSVAEIARILQALEP, encoded by the coding sequence ATGACGGAATCCCGATTGCCCGATGCCGACGCACTCGTTCGGATCGTCGACGACGATACGGTGTTGACGGACGCGCTCGCTTTCATGTTGCAGTGCGAAGGCTGGAAGGTGCAGACCTACCCGAACGCGGCCGCTTTTCTCGCGGGCGACGCGCCGTCCGTTCCGGGCGTCCTCATTCTCGATCATCAGATGCCGGGGATGAGCGGAGCGGAGCTTCAGTTCGAACTCGAGCGCCGCGGCTCGCAATTGCCGATTGTTTTTCTCACGGCCCACGGCGACGTGGATCTTGCCGTACAGACGTTGAGGCGCGGCGCGTACCATTTCCTGCAAAAACCCGTCGACCCCGAAGCGCTCCTTACGACGATCGCCGAGGCGGCGGAGGCGGACCGCCGACGCCGCGGCGCGATTCCCGACGCGCGCGAGGCGAAGGAAAAGCTTGCCGCACTGACCGCGCGCGAGCGGCAGGTGATCGAGCTTCTCGGCAAGGGGCTTCTCAACAAACAGATCGCCGAACGACTCGCTCTCTCGGTGCGTACGGTCGAAGTCTATCGGGCGAGCGCCTACCGAAAGCTCGGCGTACGGAGCGTTGCGGAAATCGCTCGGATTTTGCAGGCGCTCGAGCCGTGA
- a CDS encoding DUF3427 domain-containing protein, with amino-acid sequence MTNGFHIRREDALKYPACVFIEPEVRESASEASGTSAGYAAHMLSDGGREADDALQDESRWTGAEWRMSTVFAATLDENPDLVEELSDLADFVLARWARLYGVTYRETRFSLYQTYTYEEVCRLLDWERNVNAQNIGGYFYDRTTKTLPVFVNYEKEEGAIAYADRFLSERRFVALSKRNRRPTSSDADHIFKRGPEEAENRIYLFVRRSKKEKEAKAFYFLGEVRAAGEPIPVEVPGANGVDPAFEIDYRLAEPVRSDIYAYLTA; translated from the coding sequence ATGACAAACGGCTTTCACATCCGGCGCGAGGACGCCCTCAAGTACCCCGCGTGCGTCTTCATCGAGCCCGAGGTTCGGGAGAGTGCGTCCGAAGCTTCCGGCACCTCCGCCGGCTACGCCGCTCACATGCTCTCGGACGGCGGCCGCGAGGCGGACGACGCGCTTCAGGACGAATCGCGCTGGACGGGGGCCGAGTGGCGCATGAGCACGGTCTTCGCAGCGACGCTCGACGAAAACCCCGACCTCGTCGAGGAGCTTTCGGACCTTGCCGACTTCGTTCTCGCTCGCTGGGCGCGCCTTTACGGCGTCACCTACCGCGAGACGCGCTTTTCGCTCTACCAGACGTACACGTACGAAGAGGTGTGCCGGCTCTTGGATTGGGAGCGCAACGTCAACGCCCAAAATATCGGCGGGTACTTCTACGACCGTACGACGAAAACGCTCCCCGTCTTCGTCAACTACGAAAAGGAGGAGGGTGCGATCGCCTACGCGGACCGGTTCCTCTCGGAACGGCGCTTCGTGGCGCTTTCGAAACGCAACCGCCGCCCGACCTCGTCCGACGCGGACCACATCTTCAAGCGCGGTCCTGAGGAGGCCGAAAACCGCATCTACCTCTTCGTGCGCCGCAGCAAGAAGGAAAAGGAGGCGAAGGCCTTCTACTTTCTCGGCGAAGTGCGCGCGGCGGGCGAACCGATTCCCGTCGAGGTGCCGGGCGCAAACGGCGTCGATCCCGCCTTCGAAATCGACTATCGTTTGGCCGAGCCCGTACGAAGCGACATCTACGCCTACCTCACCGCCTGA
- a CDS encoding (deoxy)nucleoside triphosphate pyrophosphohydrolase — protein sequence MTETNRTTEPRAATDTPRKRIEVVAAIIRHEGRILAAQRGYGEFKDGWEFPGGKTEPGETPERALVREIEEELAVRVKPEVLLTTVEYDYPTFHLTMHCFLSTIEAGEIEMKEHEALRWLAPDELDRVEWLPADVEVVEKLKAHLALDAGATENL from the coding sequence ATGACTGAAACGAACCGAACGACCGAACCCCGAGCCGCGACCGACACGCCCCGCAAGCGTATCGAAGTCGTCGCGGCGATCATTCGCCACGAAGGCCGCATTCTCGCCGCGCAGCGCGGCTACGGCGAATTCAAGGACGGCTGGGAATTCCCGGGCGGCAAAACGGAGCCCGGCGAAACGCCCGAACGCGCGCTCGTGCGCGAGATCGAAGAGGAGCTTGCCGTGCGCGTCAAGCCCGAAGTGCTTCTGACGACGGTCGAATACGACTACCCGACCTTCCACCTTACGATGCATTGCTTCCTCTCGACGATCGAAGCGGGAGAAATCGAAATGAAGGAGCACGAAGCGCTCCGGTGGCTCGCTCCCGACGAGCTCGACCGCGTCGAGTGGCTCCCCGCGGACGTCGAGGTGGTGGAAAAGCTCAAGGCGCACCTCGCGCTCGATGCCGGGGCTACCGAGAACCTCTGA
- the nrdG gene encoding anaerobic ribonucleoside-triphosphate reductase activating protein: protein MHYIGLSTCDTANGPGVRVSLFCSGCTLHCKGCFNPESWDFEAGKPFTDETLATLVKELEEPYVEGLSLLGGDPLEPRNESEVLRIVKTVREKFGSSKSIWLWTGRKHEKVADSPVLEYVDVLVDGPFIEHLKVKEKGVWYGSSNQRVIRLADVRKDAPCGE, encoded by the coding sequence ATGCACTACATCGGTCTGAGCACCTGCGACACCGCCAACGGCCCGGGCGTTCGGGTTTCGCTCTTTTGTTCGGGCTGCACCCTGCACTGCAAGGGGTGCTTCAATCCGGAGAGCTGGGATTTCGAGGCCGGGAAACCCTTTACCGACGAAACGCTTGCCACACTCGTCAAAGAGCTCGAGGAGCCTTATGTGGAGGGTCTGAGCCTTCTCGGGGGCGACCCCCTCGAACCCCGGAACGAGTCCGAGGTGCTGCGGATCGTGAAGACCGTGCGCGAAAAGTTCGGCTCCTCGAAGTCGATCTGGCTCTGGACGGGGCGCAAGCACGAGAAGGTGGCGGACTCGCCCGTTCTCGAGTACGTCGACGTCCTCGTCGACGGCCCCTTCATCGAGCACCTCAAGGTGAAGGAAAAGGGCGTCTGGTACGGGAGCTCCAACCAGCGCGTGATCCGACTCGCGGACGTGCGCAAGGACGCGCCCTGCGGCGAATAA
- a CDS encoding DUF362 domain-containing protein translates to MDAEGTVDLPVKGGKHFKAVSMGGHIVNYDSMIVLTHFKGHVMGGFGGSMKNIAIGCADGKIGKAQVHGVDDVTKPWDQWPAKERLMENMAESAKAVVDHFAPRIVYINVLRRMSVDCDCAGTSAAEPTIPDIGILASTDILAIDQASVDLVYNQTHNHDLVERIETRHGLRQLSYMRELGMGSENYELVDIG, encoded by the coding sequence ATGGACGCCGAAGGCACGGTGGATCTCCCCGTCAAAGGCGGCAAGCACTTCAAGGCGGTCTCGATGGGCGGACACATCGTCAACTACGACTCGATGATCGTTCTCACCCACTTCAAGGGGCACGTCATGGGCGGCTTCGGCGGCTCGATGAAGAACATTGCCATCGGTTGCGCCGACGGCAAGATCGGGAAGGCGCAGGTCCACGGCGTCGACGACGTCACCAAGCCCTGGGATCAATGGCCCGCCAAAGAGCGTCTGATGGAAAACATGGCCGAATCCGCCAAGGCGGTGGTCGACCACTTCGCGCCGCGCATCGTCTACATCAACGTGCTGCGCCGCATGTCGGTCGACTGCGACTGCGCGGGCACGTCCGCCGCGGAACCCACGATTCCCGACATCGGCATTCTCGCCTCGACCGACATTCTCGCGATCGACCAGGCGAGCGTGGACTTGGTCTACAACCAGACCCACAACCACGACCTGGTGGAGCGCATCGAAACGCGCCACGGTCTGCGGCAGCTCTCCTACATGCGCGAACTCGGCATGGGTTCGGAAAACTACGAGCTCGTCGACATCGGCTGA
- a CDS encoding cytochrome c3 family protein: MKNFLMTASALVVALATLGGAPTVSAAEASSTHAFLADRHAARNVPCSGCHKGTPNADVDMQQCLACHGGSYAALAKKTESDDINPHDTHLGEAQCVTCHQGHKEPRLSCDGCHEFPDIRVP, translated from the coding sequence ATGAAAAATTTCCTCATGACGGCATCGGCCCTCGTCGTCGCGTTGGCGACGCTCGGCGGCGCTCCCACCGTTTCGGCCGCCGAGGCCTCAAGCACGCACGCTTTCCTTGCCGACCGCCACGCGGCCCGCAACGTTCCGTGCTCGGGCTGCCACAAGGGCACGCCCAACGCCGACGTCGACATGCAACAGTGCCTCGCATGCCACGGCGGCTCCTATGCGGCGCTCGCGAAAAAGACCGAATCGGACGACATCAACCCGCACGATACGCACCTCGGCGAAGCGCAGTGCGTCACCTGCCACCAGGGACACAAAGAACCGCGTCTCTCGTGCGACGGTTGCCACGAATTTCCCGACATTCGCGTTCCCTGA